In Scleropages formosus chromosome 18, fSclFor1.1, whole genome shotgun sequence, one DNA window encodes the following:
- the iffo1b gene encoding intermediate filament family orphan 1, translated as MPDLEHFRFSYNSMNPLLGASVFLQQQQQQPQQQHPSQGPGLQSPTGPPLLGEPAYGAPEPAAFLGEQPAGLCAATGVPGLDFVAAPHSAGVAYFHINNSVHLPPAAAPPAATALRNDLGSNISVLKTLNLRFRCFLAKVHELERRNKILEKQLQQALEINRVVVAAESRKPPTKEMGVQTGFVGPIIPIPLRPGSLPFHNANNAVQRPASLFMPPLLFGAENAAGACTAADPNSNPSIVVGPVTPTDSLANANVNAKSSGSPAAFAGGPSANPPPRFLPGTIWSYNHTRKLAPGVETRITSPGVSWVHPDGVGVQIDTITPEIRALYNVLAKVKRERDEYKRRWEEEYTMRVDLQEKVTDLQEDLQESEACQDELALRVQQLKAELVLFKGLMSNNLSELDSKIQEKAMKVDMDICRRIDITARLCDVAQQRNCEDMIKIFQVATPPSTISRRPRKQTAQPGNGSEPDEPTSISESEGGGTKDELCGSSANHINEEMQRMLNQLRDCEFDDDCDSLAWEETEETLLLWEDFPGCGLGAETQGEQEESLEKVIKDTECLFKSREKEYQETIDQIELELATAKSDMNRHLHEYMEMCSMKRGLDVQMETCRRLITQTGDSKSTPLVPAGGEESDDADKEKNQAPPPAHSGR; from the exons ATGCCAGATTTGGAGCATTTTAGATTTTCCTACAATAGCATGAATCCTTTGCTGGGGGCGAGCGTttttcttcagcagcagcagcagcagccgcagcagcagcacccgAGTCAGGGGCCCGGCCTCCAGTCTCCGACTGGGCCGCCGCTGCTGGGCGAGCCGGCCTATGGCGCCCCCGAGCCGGCCGCCTTCCTGGGCGAGCAGCCCGCCGGCCTGTGCGCCGCCACCGGCGTGCCGGGACTCGACTTCGTAGCGGCTCCGCACAGCGCCGGCGTCGCCTACTTCCACATCAACAACTCAGTGCACCTGCCCCCCGCCGCGGCGCCCCCCGCCGCCACGGCGCTGCGCAACGACCTGGGCTCCAACATCAGCGTGCTGAAGACCCTGAACCTGCGCTTCCGCTGCTTCCTCGCCAAGGTGCACGAGCTCGAGCGCCGCAACAAGATCCTCgagaagcagctgcagcaggcGCTCGAGATCAACCGCGTGGTGGTCGCCGCCGAGTCCCGGAAGCCGCCCACCAAGGAGATGGGCGTGCAGACGGGCTTCGTGGGgcccatcatccccatcccgcTCCGGCCCGGCTCGCTCCCGTTCCACAACGCCAACAACGCGGTGCAGAGGCCCGCGAGCCTCTTTATGCCGCCCCTCCTTTTCGGCGCGGAGAACGCGGCGGGCGCGTGCACGGCGGCGGACCCCAACTCGAACCCGAGCATCGTGGTGGGGCCCGTGACCCCCACGGACAGCCTTGCGAACGCGAACGTGAACGCGAAGAGCAGCGGCAGCCCGGCTGCGTTCGCCGGCGGACCCTCGGCCAACCCGCCGCCCCGCTTCCTGCCCGGTACCATCTGGTCCTACAACCACACCCGGAAGCTCGCGCCCGGCGTGGAGACGCGCATCACGAGCCCGGGCGTGTCGTGGGTGCACCCGGACGGCGTGGGCGTGCAGATCGACACCATCACGCCCGAGATCCGGGCTCTGTACAACGTGCTGGCCAAAGTGAAGCGGGAGAGGGACGAGTACAAGCGCAG ATGGGAAGAAGAGTACACGATGCGAGTGGACCTCCAGGAGAAAGTGACAGACCTGCAGGAG GACCTCCAGGAGAGCGAGGCGTGTCAGGACGAGCTGGCCCTGCGCGTGCAGCAGCTGAAGGCTGAGCTGGTGCTCTTCAAGGGCCTCATGAGCAAT AATTTATCCGAGCTTGACAGTAAAATCCAGGAAAAAGCCATGAAGGTGGACATGGACATCTGCCGCCGCATCGACATCACGGCACGCCTGTGTGACGTCGCCCAGCAGAGGAACTGCGAGGACATGATCAAGATCTTCCAG GTTGCCACCCCTCCATCTACCATCAGTCGCCGTCCTCGCAAGCAGACTGCTCAGCCGGGGAACGGCAGTGAGCCAGATGAGCCAACGAGCATCTCGGAAAGTGAGGGTGGAGGGACCAAAGATGAGCTCTGCGGCTCCTCGGCCAACCACATCAATGAGGAAATGCAACGAATGTTAAACCAGCT GAGGGACTGCGAGTTTGACGATGACTGCGACAGCCTGGCCTGGGAGGAGACGGAGGAGACGCTGTTGCTGTGGGAAGATTTCCCTGGATGTGGCCTGGGAGCGGAGACACAGGGGGAG CAGGAGGAATCCCTGGAGAAAGTGATAAAGGACACGGAGTGTCTCTTCAAATCCCGAGAGAAGGAGTACCAGGAAACCATCGATCAAATTGAG CTCGAGCTGGCCACAGCCAAGTCGGACATGAACCGGCACCTACACGAGTACATGGAGATGTGCTCCATGAAGCGGGGTCTCGACGTGCAGATGGAGACCTGCCGCAGGCTCATCACTCAGACCGGGGACAG tAAATCCACTCCCCTCGTACCTGCAGGGGGTGAAGAGAGCGATGACGCAGACAAAGAAAAGAACCAGGCGCCTCCACCCGCACATTCAGGAAGATAA
- the LOC108925668 gene encoding tumor necrosis factor receptor superfamily member 5 isoform X2: protein MAAMFPCVAALAVLGYAITALPTQDSRNSHQGRWRRADLLCPPGEYVTQDRRCVPCPLGYFSAHHSKERSCRRCSQDCREVMHLEAYRSCNATSNTRCKCKEGFECSDYDYETQSCNLCKPVVRAVTEVPCKAGTFFSASSGGCKQHTNCTSLGLTVLTAGNSTHNTICVQRSRTEARVEWWYIFVAVLPFVIVTAVLLIWRLEHKACLKKIIKFGAAEGHKKENLCPPRSPTSVSDLLFGTTSNCSPEPSFGTEPAAPQATGSLGPFHIYSAGTVFVSLLNQVTGVGKDADKERRARREDGDGLGPVEPPSSPPVHLSEEERDEQKDCIFFPSQEQGKEIHLSKEERM from the exons ATGGCAGCGATGTTCCCCTGCGTGGCCGCACTCGCGGTGCTGGGTTATGCGATTACCGCGCTTCCCACG CAAGACTCCAGAAATTCTCACCAGGGACGCTGGCGCAGGGCGGACTTGCTGTGCCCTCCAG GGGAGTATGTTACTCAAGACAGACGGTGCGTTCCCTGCCCCCTCGGCTACTTCTCGGCCCACCACAGCAAAGAAAGGTCGTGCCGCCGCTGCTCGCAGGACTGCAGAGAAG TTATGCACCTAGAAGCCTACAGGAGCTGCAATGCCACATCTAATACAAGATGCAAATGCAAGGAAGGGTTTGAATGCAGCGACTACGACTATGAGACGCAAAGCTGCAACTTGTGTAAACCCGTGGTGCGAGCAG tgaCAGAAGTTCCCTGTAAGGCTGGTACTTTCTTCAGTGCGTCTTCAGGAGGATGCAAGCAACACACCAA CTGTACGTCTCTGGGTCTCACGGTACTGACTGCAGGGAACTCTACGCACAACACTATTTGTGTCCAAAGGAGCCGAACAG AGGCCAGAGTTGAGTGGTGGTACATCTTCGTGGCGGTCCTCCCATTCGTCATCGTGACAGCTGTCTTGCTGATTTGGAGACTTGAACACAAAGCCTGTTTAAAAAAGA tcATAAAATTTGGTGCAGCTGAAGGGCACAAG aaagaaaatCTGTGCCCTCCTCGAAGTCCTACCAGCGTCTCTGATCTGCTGTTTGGGACGACCTCTAACTGCAGCCCGGAACCGTCCTTCGGCACAGAGCCAGCAGCCCCACAGGCCACTGGGAGTCTGG GTCCCTTTCATATTTACAGTGCTGGGACCGTTTTTGTCAGCCTGCTGAATCAAGTGACCGGCGTGGGGAAGGACGCTGACAAGGAAAGGAGGGCTCGGAGGGAGGACGGCGACGGGCTCGGCCCCGTTGAGCCGCCGTCCTCTCCGCCCGTCCACCTCtcggaggaggagagggacgAACAAAAGGACTGCATCTTCTTTCCATCCCAGGAGCAAGGAAAAGAGATTCACTTATCCAAAGAGGAGAGGATGTAA
- the LOC108925668 gene encoding tumor necrosis factor receptor superfamily member 5 isoform X1, whose product MAAMFPCVAALAVLGYAITALPTQQDSRNSHQGRWRRADLLCPPGEYVTQDRRCVPCPLGYFSAHHSKERSCRRCSQDCREVMHLEAYRSCNATSNTRCKCKEGFECSDYDYETQSCNLCKPVVRAVTEVPCKAGTFFSASSGGCKQHTNCTSLGLTVLTAGNSTHNTICVQRSRTEARVEWWYIFVAVLPFVIVTAVLLIWRLEHKACLKKIIKFGAAEGHKKENLCPPRSPTSVSDLLFGTTSNCSPEPSFGTEPAAPQATGSLGPFHIYSAGTVFVSLLNQVTGVGKDADKERRARREDGDGLGPVEPPSSPPVHLSEEERDEQKDCIFFPSQEQGKEIHLSKEERM is encoded by the exons ATGGCAGCGATGTTCCCCTGCGTGGCCGCACTCGCGGTGCTGGGTTATGCGATTACCGCGCTTCCCACG CAGCAAGACTCCAGAAATTCTCACCAGGGACGCTGGCGCAGGGCGGACTTGCTGTGCCCTCCAG GGGAGTATGTTACTCAAGACAGACGGTGCGTTCCCTGCCCCCTCGGCTACTTCTCGGCCCACCACAGCAAAGAAAGGTCGTGCCGCCGCTGCTCGCAGGACTGCAGAGAAG TTATGCACCTAGAAGCCTACAGGAGCTGCAATGCCACATCTAATACAAGATGCAAATGCAAGGAAGGGTTTGAATGCAGCGACTACGACTATGAGACGCAAAGCTGCAACTTGTGTAAACCCGTGGTGCGAGCAG tgaCAGAAGTTCCCTGTAAGGCTGGTACTTTCTTCAGTGCGTCTTCAGGAGGATGCAAGCAACACACCAA CTGTACGTCTCTGGGTCTCACGGTACTGACTGCAGGGAACTCTACGCACAACACTATTTGTGTCCAAAGGAGCCGAACAG AGGCCAGAGTTGAGTGGTGGTACATCTTCGTGGCGGTCCTCCCATTCGTCATCGTGACAGCTGTCTTGCTGATTTGGAGACTTGAACACAAAGCCTGTTTAAAAAAGA tcATAAAATTTGGTGCAGCTGAAGGGCACAAG aaagaaaatCTGTGCCCTCCTCGAAGTCCTACCAGCGTCTCTGATCTGCTGTTTGGGACGACCTCTAACTGCAGCCCGGAACCGTCCTTCGGCACAGAGCCAGCAGCCCCACAGGCCACTGGGAGTCTGG GTCCCTTTCATATTTACAGTGCTGGGACCGTTTTTGTCAGCCTGCTGAATCAAGTGACCGGCGTGGGGAAGGACGCTGACAAGGAAAGGAGGGCTCGGAGGGAGGACGGCGACGGGCTCGGCCCCGTTGAGCCGCCGTCCTCTCCGCCCGTCCACCTCtcggaggaggagagggacgAACAAAAGGACTGCATCTTCTTTCCATCCCAGGAGCAAGGAAAAGAGATTCACTTATCCAAAGAGGAGAGGATGTAA
- the LOC108925668 gene encoding tumor necrosis factor receptor superfamily member 5 isoform X3, with product MAAMFPCVAALAVLGYAITALPTQQDSRNSHQGRWRRADLLCPPGEYVTQDRRCVPCPLGYFSAHHSKERSCRRCSQDCREVMHLEAYRSCNATSNTRCKCKEGFECSDYDYETQSCNLCKPVVRAEVPCKAGTFFSASSGGCKQHTNCTSLGLTVLTAGNSTHNTICVQRSRTEARVEWWYIFVAVLPFVIVTAVLLIWRLEHKACLKKIIKFGAAEGHKKENLCPPRSPTSVSDLLFGTTSNCSPEPSFGTEPAAPQATGSLGPFHIYSAGTVFVSLLNQVTGVGKDADKERRARREDGDGLGPVEPPSSPPVHLSEEERDEQKDCIFFPSQEQGKEIHLSKEERM from the exons ATGGCAGCGATGTTCCCCTGCGTGGCCGCACTCGCGGTGCTGGGTTATGCGATTACCGCGCTTCCCACG CAGCAAGACTCCAGAAATTCTCACCAGGGACGCTGGCGCAGGGCGGACTTGCTGTGCCCTCCAG GGGAGTATGTTACTCAAGACAGACGGTGCGTTCCCTGCCCCCTCGGCTACTTCTCGGCCCACCACAGCAAAGAAAGGTCGTGCCGCCGCTGCTCGCAGGACTGCAGAGAAG TTATGCACCTAGAAGCCTACAGGAGCTGCAATGCCACATCTAATACAAGATGCAAATGCAAGGAAGGGTTTGAATGCAGCGACTACGACTATGAGACGCAAAGCTGCAACTTGTGTAAACCCGTGGTGCGAGCAG AAGTTCCCTGTAAGGCTGGTACTTTCTTCAGTGCGTCTTCAGGAGGATGCAAGCAACACACCAA CTGTACGTCTCTGGGTCTCACGGTACTGACTGCAGGGAACTCTACGCACAACACTATTTGTGTCCAAAGGAGCCGAACAG AGGCCAGAGTTGAGTGGTGGTACATCTTCGTGGCGGTCCTCCCATTCGTCATCGTGACAGCTGTCTTGCTGATTTGGAGACTTGAACACAAAGCCTGTTTAAAAAAGA tcATAAAATTTGGTGCAGCTGAAGGGCACAAG aaagaaaatCTGTGCCCTCCTCGAAGTCCTACCAGCGTCTCTGATCTGCTGTTTGGGACGACCTCTAACTGCAGCCCGGAACCGTCCTTCGGCACAGAGCCAGCAGCCCCACAGGCCACTGGGAGTCTGG GTCCCTTTCATATTTACAGTGCTGGGACCGTTTTTGTCAGCCTGCTGAATCAAGTGACCGGCGTGGGGAAGGACGCTGACAAGGAAAGGAGGGCTCGGAGGGAGGACGGCGACGGGCTCGGCCCCGTTGAGCCGCCGTCCTCTCCGCCCGTCCACCTCtcggaggaggagagggacgAACAAAAGGACTGCATCTTCTTTCCATCCCAGGAGCAAGGAAAAGAGATTCACTTATCCAAAGAGGAGAGGATGTAA
- the LOC108925705 gene encoding tumor necrosis factor receptor superfamily member 23, with amino-acid sequence MKFPWRVPLLSLSLFSLFSFGRALKCDAETQYAWPNNAPSLCCKKCEPGERMEKRCTSPSAETRCKKCGQGYYSDSANTDQGCKQCYDCSMKYMAYVKNCTATSNSVCGCQQGYRCHSMPCVNCVPEHAATEATERSYLPPSQNESNNEVKVLLTLCVVCVCTSVLLICITFASRRHLAKWKTKGLTVFWFSKDTTEEDAQTPIQEECGESEKCDPSDC; translated from the exons ATGAAGTTCCCGTGGAGAGTTCCACTTCTCTccctttcccttttttctctATTCTCCTTCGGCCGTGCGCTGAAGTGCGACGCAGAAACGCAGTATGCGTGGCCGAACAACGCACCTTCGCTATGCTGCAAAAAGTGTGAACCAG GGGAGCGGATGGAAAAGCGCTGCACGTCCCCGTCCGCCGAAACGCGGTGCAAGAAATGCGGGCAGGGGTATTACTCGGACAGCGCCAACACAGACCAGGGCTGCAAACAGTGCTATGACTGCAGCATGAAGT ATATGGCGTACGTTAAAAACTGCACGGCCACCAGCAACTCCGTGTGCGGGTGTCAACAGGGCTACCGCTGCCACAGCATGCCGTGCGTGAATTGTGTGCCGGAACACGCAGCAACAG AAGCAACAGAAAGAAGTTACCTGCCACCATCTCAGAATGAATCAAATAATGAAG TGAAGGTTTTACTGACTCTgtgcgtggtgtgtgtgtgcacatctgTGCTGCTCATCTGCATCACTTTTGCCTCCCGGCGGCACTTGGCCAAGTGGAAAACCAAAG GTCTGACAGTATTCTGGTTCTCCAAGGACACGACGGAAGAGGACGCCCAGACCCCGATCCAGGAGGAGTGCGGAGAGTCTGAAAAGTGTGACCCTTCAGACTGCTAG